A section of the Paenibacillus aurantius genome encodes:
- the dnaA gene encoding chromosomal replication initiator protein DnaA produces MESQINDQWQQVLAAIQTKLSKPSFDTWLKSTKASVFTDSLLIICAPNNFAKEWLETRYAKMIGSTVYECLDKNVEVQFVLEEDLPPAAHTPPVPAPRPAVQQEEPFMSMMNPRYTFDTFVIGSGNRFAHAASLAVAEAPAKAYNPLFLYGGVGLGKTHLMHAIGHYVLEHNPAARVLYISSEKFTNEFINAIRDNRGENFRNKYRNIDVLLIDDIQFLAGKEQTQEEFFHTFNALHEERKQIIISSDRQPKEIPTLEERLRSRFEWGLITDIQPPDLETRIAILRKKAKAENLEISNEALVYIANQIDTNIRELEGALIRVVAYSSLINEDISVPLAADALKDIIPSNRPKVITIQDIQQKVGEFYGLRLEEFKARKRTKAVAFPRQVAMYLSRELTDYSLPKIGEAFGGRDHTTVIHAHDKISMTLKQDQDLLKIIHNITDKIKNPG; encoded by the coding sequence GTGGAAAGCCAAATAAATGACCAGTGGCAGCAGGTCCTAGCGGCCATCCAAACCAAATTAAGCAAACCCAGCTTCGATACCTGGCTCAAATCCACTAAAGCCAGCGTCTTTACCGATTCCCTCCTTATCATCTGCGCTCCCAACAATTTCGCCAAAGAATGGCTGGAGACGCGCTACGCCAAAATGATCGGCTCCACGGTTTACGAATGCCTGGACAAGAATGTGGAGGTCCAGTTCGTTCTGGAGGAGGACCTTCCGCCCGCCGCCCATACGCCTCCCGTTCCGGCACCGAGGCCGGCGGTTCAGCAGGAAGAGCCGTTTATGAGCATGATGAACCCCCGCTATACCTTCGATACGTTCGTTATCGGGTCGGGCAACCGGTTTGCCCATGCGGCCTCGCTAGCCGTCGCCGAAGCGCCGGCCAAAGCCTACAATCCGCTTTTCCTCTATGGAGGAGTGGGACTCGGCAAAACGCATCTGATGCATGCGATCGGCCATTATGTGCTGGAGCACAATCCGGCTGCCCGGGTGCTCTACATTTCCTCCGAGAAATTTACGAACGAGTTCATCAATGCGATCCGGGACAACCGCGGGGAGAATTTCCGCAACAAGTACCGCAACATCGACGTGCTGCTCATTGACGATATTCAGTTTCTGGCGGGCAAGGAGCAGACGCAGGAAGAGTTCTTCCATACGTTTAACGCGCTGCATGAGGAACGAAAGCAGATTATTATCTCCAGCGACCGGCAGCCGAAGGAGATTCCGACCCTGGAGGAACGGCTCCGATCCCGGTTTGAATGGGGATTGATTACCGATATTCAGCCGCCGGATCTGGAGACGCGGATTGCGATTCTGCGGAAGAAGGCGAAAGCGGAAAATTTGGAGATATCGAACGAGGCTCTGGTGTACATAGCCAACCAGATCGACACGAACATCCGTGAGCTGGAAGGCGCTTTAATCCGGGTAGTCGCCTATTCTTCTCTTATCAACGAGGACATTTCCGTTCCGCTTGCCGCGGACGCCCTGAAGGATATTATTCCGTCCAACCGGCCGAAGGTCATCACGATCCAGGACATCCAGCAGAAGGTCGGGGAGTTTTACGGTTTGCGCCTGGAGGAATTCAAAGCCCGCAAGCGAACCAAAGCTGTCGCCTTTCCGAGGCAGGTCGCCATGTACCTCTCCCGGGAGCTGACGGACTATTCCCTTCCCAAGATCGGGGAGGCGTTCGGGGGGCGGGACCATACGACTGTCATCCACGCCCACGACAAGATCAGCATGACCCTCAAGCAGGATCAAGACCTGCTCAAAATTATCCACAACATCACCGATAAAATAAAAAATCCCGGTTAA